In one window of Ruminococcus hominis DNA:
- the rfbA gene encoding glucose-1-phosphate thymidylyltransferase RfbA has product MKGIILAGGSGTRLYPLTMVTSKQLLPIYDKPMIYYPMSVLMNAGIRDILIISTPQDTPRFKELLGDGHQFGVHLSYAVQPSPDGLAQAFIIGEEFIGDDTVAMVLGDNIFAGHGLNKRLKAAVENAETGKGATVFGYYVDDPERFGIVEFDKTGKAISIEEKPEKPKSNYCVTGLYFYDNKVVEYAKNLKPSARGELEITDLNRVYLEKGNLNVELLGQGFTWLDTGTHESLVDATNFVKTVETHQHRKIACLEEIAYLNGWISKEEILEVYEILKKNQYGQYLKDVLDGKYQENLY; this is encoded by the coding sequence ATGAAGGGAATTATTTTAGCAGGAGGTTCAGGCACTCGTCTGTATCCTTTGACAATGGTAACATCAAAACAGTTATTGCCAATTTATGACAAACCGATGATTTATTATCCGATGTCTGTATTAATGAATGCAGGTATCCGTGATATTCTGATCATTTCTACACCACAGGACACACCAAGATTTAAAGAGCTGCTTGGTGACGGACATCAGTTTGGAGTACATTTGTCATATGCAGTGCAGCCAAGCCCGGACGGACTGGCTCAGGCATTTATCATCGGTGAAGAATTTATCGGTGATGATACAGTGGCAATGGTTCTTGGCGATAACATTTTCGCAGGACATGGTCTGAACAAGCGTCTGAAAGCTGCTGTGGAAAATGCAGAGACAGGTAAGGGTGCTACTGTATTTGGATATTATGTAGATGATCCGGAGCGTTTTGGTATCGTTGAATTTGACAAGACAGGAAAAGCAATTTCTATCGAAGAAAAACCGGAGAAACCAAAGAGCAATTACTGTGTAACAGGTTTGTATTTCTATGACAACAAGGTTGTAGAGTATGCGAAGAATCTGAAACCAAGTGCCCGTGGAGAGTTGGAGATTACAGATTTGAACAGAGTATATCTTGAGAAAGGTAACTTGAATGTGGAGCTTCTCGGACAGGGATTTACATGGCTTGATACAGGTACTCATGAGAGTCTTGTTGATGCGACAAATTTTGTGAAAACAGTTGAGACACATCAGCATCGTAAGATTGCTTGCCTGGAAGAAATTGCATATCTCAATGGCTGGATCAGCAAAGAGGAGATTCTGGAAGTTTATGAAATATTGAAGAAGAATCAGTACGGACAGTATCTCAAAGATGTATTAGATGGAAAATATCAGGAAAATTTATACTAA
- the rfbB gene encoding dTDP-glucose 4,6-dehydratase: MNIIVTGGAGFIGSNFVFHMLNKYPDYRIVCLDCLTYAGNLSTLEPVMDNPNFRFVKESITDREAVYKLFEEEHPDMVVNFAAESHVDRSIENPEVFLDTNIKGTAVLMDACRKYGIKRYHQVSTDEVYGDLPLDRPDLFFTEETPIHTSSPYSSSKAGADLLVLAYHRTYGLPVTISRCSNNYGPYHFPEKLIPLMIANALNDKPLPVYGEGLNVRDWLYVEDHCKAIDLIIHNGRVGEVYNVGGHNEKTNIEIVKIICKELGKPESLITHVEDRKGHDMRYAIDPTKIHNELGWLPETKFEDGIKKTIQWYLDNKEWWETIISGEYQNYYEKMYANREEI, encoded by the coding sequence ATGAATATTATCGTAACAGGTGGAGCAGGATTTATTGGAAGTAACTTTGTATTTCATATGTTAAATAAATACCCGGATTATCGTATCGTATGTCTGGATTGTCTGACATATGCAGGAAATTTATCTACATTGGAGCCAGTGATGGACAACCCGAATTTCCGTTTTGTAAAAGAAAGCATCACAGACCGTGAAGCTGTTTATAAATTGTTTGAAGAAGAGCACCCGGATATGGTTGTAAACTTTGCAGCAGAAAGCCATGTTGACCGTTCTATCGAGAATCCGGAAGTATTTTTGGATACAAATATCAAAGGAACAGCAGTTTTGATGGACGCATGCCGTAAATATGGTATTAAGAGATATCACCAGGTATCTACAGATGAGGTTTACGGAGATCTTCCTCTTGACAGACCTGACTTATTCTTTACAGAGGAAACACCGATCCACACAAGCAGCCCATACAGCTCATCAAAGGCTGGTGCAGACTTGTTAGTTCTTGCTTACCACAGAACTTACGGACTCCCTGTAACAATCAGCAGATGCTCTAACAACTATGGACCATATCATTTCCCAGAGAAATTGATTCCACTTATGATTGCAAATGCTTTGAATGATAAGCCACTTCCAGTATATGGCGAGGGATTGAATGTCCGTGACTGGCTGTATGTTGAGGACCACTGTAAAGCAATCGATCTCATTATCCACAATGGAAGAGTTGGAGAGGTTTACAATGTTGGTGGACATAATGAAAAAACAAATATTGAAATCGTTAAGATTATTTGTAAAGAATTAGGAAAACCAGAAAGCCTGATCACACATGTTGAGGATAGAAAAGGTCATGATATGCGTTATGCAATCGACCCAACTAAGATCCACAATGAACTTGGATGGCTTCCGGAGACAAAATTTGAAGACGGAATCAAGAAGACAATTCAGTGGTATCTGGACAACAAAGAATGGTGGGAGACAATCATTTCAGGTGAGTACCAGAACTACTATGAGAAAATGTATGCAAACCGAGAGGAAATTTAA
- the rfbD gene encoding dTDP-4-dehydrorhamnose reductase: MKVLVTGVGGQLGHDVMNELAKRGYEGIGSDIKETYSGVLDGTPVVSMPYVPMDITDAASVEKVLTEVAPDAVVHCAAWTAVDAAEDEDKKDIVYAVNVKGTQNIADMCKKLDCKMVYTSTDYVFDGQGTKPWQPDCKDYKPLSVYGETKLGGELAVANTLSKYFIVRIAWVFGKNGNNFIKTMLKVGKTHDKLTVVSDQIGTPTYTYDLARLLVDMIETEKYGYYHATNEGGFISWYDFTKEIFRQAVELGHTEYSEDKVEVKPVTTAEYGVSKAARPFNSRLDKSKLVENGFAPLPTWQDALGRYLKEIEI; encoded by the coding sequence ATGAAAGTATTAGTAACAGGTGTAGGCGGACAGCTTGGACATGATGTGATGAATGAGCTTGCAAAACGCGGTTATGAAGGCATTGGTTCTGATATTAAGGAAACTTACAGTGGTGTTTTGGATGGAACACCGGTTGTAAGTATGCCATATGTTCCGATGGATATTACGGATGCGGCTTCTGTAGAGAAGGTTTTGACAGAGGTTGCGCCGGATGCAGTTGTACACTGTGCAGCGTGGACAGCTGTAGATGCTGCTGAGGATGAGGATAAAAAAGATATTGTCTATGCGGTAAATGTAAAAGGAACACAGAATATTGCGGATATGTGCAAGAAGCTTGACTGCAAGATGGTGTATACAAGTACAGATTATGTGTTTGACGGACAGGGTACTAAGCCTTGGCAGCCGGACTGTAAAGACTACAAACCGCTCAGTGTATACGGTGAGACAAAATTAGGCGGAGAGCTGGCAGTTGCCAATACATTGTCTAAATATTTTATCGTCCGTATTGCATGGGTATTTGGAAAAAATGGGAATAACTTTATAAAAACAATGCTTAAGGTGGGAAAAACTCACGATAAGTTGACTGTGGTCAGCGACCAGATCGGAACTCCGACATACACATATGATCTTGCAAGATTGCTGGTTGATATGATAGAGACAGAGAAATATGGTTATTATCATGCAACAAATGAGGGCGGCTTCATCAGCTGGTATGATTTTACAAAAGAGATTTTCCGTCAGGCTGTAGAGTTGGGACATACAGAATACAGTGAAGATAAAGTGGAAGTAAAACCGGTTACAACTGCAGAGTATGGTGTGTCTAAAGCAGCAAGACCATTTAACAGCAGACTGGATAAGAGCAAGCTTGTGGAAAATGGATTCGCGCCATTACCGACATGGCAGGATGCTCTTGGCAGATATTTGAAAGAGATTGAAATATAA
- the rfbC gene encoding dTDP-4-dehydrorhamnose 3,5-epimerase translates to MGQIKVEKNAGGIEGLCVIEPTVHGDARGYFMETYNQKDMEAEGLTMNFVQDNQSSSTKGVLRGLHFQKEFPQGKLVRVVKGSVFDVAVDLRSDSETYGKWFGVELTEENKKQFYIPEGFAHGFLVLSDLAEFCYKCTDFYHPGDEGGLAWNDPEIGIEWPQLVGEYQGNASAEGYQLEDGTALNLSDKDQKWVGLKDTFHF, encoded by the coding sequence ATGGGACAGATTAAAGTTGAAAAAAATGCAGGTGGGATTGAAGGTCTTTGCGTAATTGAACCTACTGTTCATGGTGATGCAAGAGGATATTTCATGGAGACTTATAATCAGAAAGATATGGAAGCAGAAGGGCTTACAATGAACTTTGTACAGGATAATCAGTCTAGCTCTACAAAGGGAGTTTTAAGAGGACTTCATTTCCAGAAAGAATTTCCACAGGGTAAACTTGTCCGTGTAGTGAAAGGTTCTGTATTTGATGTAGCTGTAGACTTGAGAAGTGACAGTGAGACTTATGGAAAATGGTTTGGTGTTGAACTGACAGAAGAGAACAAAAAACAGTTCTATATTCCGGAAGGATTTGCACATGGATTCCTGGTACTTAGTGATCTTGCAGAGTTCTGCTACAAATGTACAGACTTTTATCATCCGGGAGATGAGGGCGGTCTTGCATGGAATGATCCTGAGATTGGAATTGAGTGGCCACAGTTGGTTGGAGAGTATCAGGGAAATGCTTCTGCTGAAGGATATCAGCTGGAGGATGGAACAGCTTTGAATTTGAGCGATAAGGACCAGAAGTGGGTTGGACTGAAAGATACATTCCATTTTTAA
- a CDS encoding MerR family transcriptional regulator has translation MNLPGYYSSGQFARMANVSVRTIRFYDKQNILHPSYVTPSGSRFYTDQDFARLQQILLLKYLGFSLEDIREMTINDSDYHFMLNALQLQKRFIQDKIEQMQLVENALNNTVDAIQKEHQIDWSQMLDLIHLTNMEKSFKSQYQNATNISARIRLHRDYSINKQGWFPWVFEQYELDSINNTANCNLKVLEIGCGNGALWMENMDKIPTKIQITLSDISEGMLRDAKRNLPAADNRFQFQAFDCQQIPYPDQSFDLVVANHVLFYCEDIASACKEIVRVLTPGGRFICSTYGINHMKEISDLVQKFDNRIVLSAEKLYEQFGLENGEEILKPYFSQIECKKYIDAIELDRPEPLIEYILSCHGNQNQMLLDHYNEFRGFVEKNMTDGFHITKDAGLFICQK, from the coding sequence ATGAACTTACCAGGCTATTACTCTTCCGGTCAATTCGCCCGTATGGCAAATGTATCGGTTCGAACAATTCGCTTTTATGATAAACAAAATATTCTTCATCCATCCTATGTCACCCCATCGGGCTCCAGGTTTTATACAGACCAGGATTTTGCCCGTCTCCAACAAATCCTACTTTTAAAATACCTTGGATTTTCGCTGGAAGACATACGAGAAATGACGATCAATGACAGTGACTATCATTTTATGCTGAATGCACTCCAACTGCAAAAACGATTCATTCAGGATAAAATCGAACAGATGCAGTTAGTTGAAAATGCTTTAAACAACACCGTGGATGCAATCCAAAAAGAGCATCAGATCGACTGGAGCCAGATGTTGGATCTTATCCACCTTACAAATATGGAAAAAAGTTTTAAATCCCAATATCAAAATGCGACCAACATTTCCGCCAGAATCCGACTCCATCGTGATTACTCAATCAACAAACAAGGATGGTTTCCATGGGTTTTTGAACAGTATGAACTTGATAGCATAAACAATACTGCAAATTGTAATTTAAAAGTTCTTGAGATTGGATGTGGAAATGGTGCTCTTTGGATGGAAAATATGGATAAAATTCCTACAAAAATCCAAATCACACTTTCTGACATTTCCGAAGGAATGCTTCGCGATGCCAAGCGTAATTTGCCTGCTGCCGACAATAGATTCCAATTTCAGGCATTTGACTGTCAACAGATTCCATATCCGGATCAAAGCTTTGATCTAGTAGTTGCAAACCATGTCCTCTTTTATTGTGAAGACATTGCATCTGCCTGCAAAGAAATTGTACGTGTATTAACTCCCGGCGGACGCTTCATCTGCAGCACATACGGAATCAATCACATGAAAGAAATCAGCGACCTCGTGCAAAAATTCGACAATCGGATTGTACTTTCCGCCGAAAAATTATACGAACAATTCGGATTGGAAAATGGTGAAGAAATACTAAAACCTTATTTCAGCCAGATTGAATGCAAAAAATATATCGATGCTATTGAATTAGACCGACCTGAACCGCTAATTGAATACATCCTTTCCTGTCACGGAAATCAAAATCAAATGTTGCTCGATCACTATAATGAATTCCGCGGATTTGTTGAAAAAAATATGACAGATGGATTTCACATTACTAAAGATGCCGGATTATTTATCTGCCAGAAATAA
- a CDS encoding RidA family protein, with protein MKEIFTDKAPAAIGPYSQGFEVNGMVYLSGQIPVNPADGSVGEGIEAQAEQSCKNVGALLEAAGTDFSHVVKTTCFLADMADFAKFNEVYAKYFVSKPARSCVAVKDLPKGVLCEIEALAEK; from the coding sequence ATGAAAGAAATTTTCACAGACAAAGCACCAGCAGCAATCGGACCATATTCACAGGGATTTGAAGTGAATGGTATGGTTTATTTATCAGGACAGATTCCGGTAAATCCAGCAGACGGAAGTGTAGGAGAAGGAATCGAAGCTCAGGCAGAGCAGAGCTGCAAGAACGTAGGAGCATTATTAGAAGCAGCAGGAACAGATTTTTCTCACGTTGTTAAAACAACATGTTTCTTAGCTGATATGGCTGATTTTGCTAAATTCAACGAAGTTTATGCAAAATATTTCGTATCTAAACCAGCTCGTAGCTGCGTTGCAGTAAAAGATCTTCCAAAGGGAGTTCTTTGCGAAATTGAGGCACTTGCTGAGAAATAA
- the spoVT gene encoding stage V sporulation protein T: MKATGIVRRIDDLGRIVIPKEIRRTLRIREGDPLEIFTDREGDVILKKYSPIGELGIVAKQYAESLSNVLNCIVCITDHDQIVAAAGNGKKEFEEQYISKMLGEQLQKREVLLAVPGERKFVMVVDKMSEYEGEAICPILCNGDVIGGVVFLNRDKKRKFGEMEQKLIECAARFLGMQMEQ, translated from the coding sequence ATGAAGGCAACAGGAATTGTACGGAGAATTGATGATCTTGGAAGGATTGTGATTCCGAAGGAGATAAGGAGAACACTTAGAATCAGGGAAGGAGACCCTCTGGAAATATTTACGGATAGAGAGGGAGATGTGATATTGAAGAAATATTCTCCGATTGGGGAGCTTGGGATTGTGGCGAAGCAATATGCGGAAAGTTTGTCGAATGTTTTAAATTGTATAGTATGTATCACAGATCATGACCAGATTGTAGCGGCAGCGGGGAATGGGAAGAAGGAGTTTGAGGAACAATATATTAGTAAGATGTTGGGAGAGCAGCTTCAAAAAAGGGAAGTGCTTCTGGCTGTGCCGGGGGAAAGGAAGTTCGTTATGGTAGTGGACAAAATGAGCGAGTATGAAGGGGAAGCAATCTGTCCGATATTGTGTAACGGAGATGTTATCGGCGGGGTTGTATTTCTAAATCGCGATAAAAAACGTAAATTTGGGGAAATGGAGCAAAAGCTTATAGAATGTGCTGCCAGATTTTTAGGAATGCAGATGGAGCAGTAA
- a CDS encoding TIGR04086 family membrane protein, which yields MENRKDQKPDIQKEAVWILKSLLGAYVVTGILLLLLALFVYKLNLEEKQVTVAVMAIYLVSTFVGGFMIGKWNRVQKFLWGMIVGAGYFILLLLVSFGIYHSLKNSGGNVITTMFLCIGGGLLGGMLA from the coding sequence ATGGAGAATCGTAAGGATCAAAAACCAGATATACAAAAAGAAGCAGTGTGGATATTAAAGTCACTTTTGGGTGCATATGTAGTGACGGGAATCCTGCTGCTTCTTTTGGCGTTGTTTGTCTATAAATTGAATCTGGAAGAGAAGCAGGTGACTGTTGCGGTGATGGCAATTTATCTGGTATCAACATTTGTAGGTGGATTTATGATTGGAAAATGGAATCGGGTACAAAAGTTTTTGTGGGGAATGATTGTTGGAGCAGGTTATTTTATTTTACTATTGCTTGTCTCTTTCGGTATATATCATTCATTGAAAAACAGTGGGGGAAATGTAATTACTACGATGTTTTTGTGCATTGGAGGGGGATTGCTTGGAGGAATGCTGGCGTAA
- the scfA gene encoding six-cysteine ranthipeptide SCIFF has product MKHIKTLNTQTLNNTVKKGGCGECQTSCQSACKTSCTVGNQTCEHSK; this is encoded by the coding sequence ATGAAACATATCAAAACATTGAATACTCAGACATTGAACAATACAGTGAAAAAAGGTGGATGTGGAGAATGCCAGACATCATGTCAGTCTGCTTGCAAGACTTCTTGTACAGTAGGAAACCAGACATGTGAGCACAGCAAATAA
- the scfB gene encoding thioether cross-link-forming SCIFF peptide maturase, with the protein MIHQYQNNGYNIVLDVNSGSVHVVDQEAYDVIACLEAENTFHTPDTLKSEETFAHLKEELGNKYSEDELKEILEAVIELTEAGQLFTRDIYEAYIGEVKKRKTVVKALCLHIAHDCNLACKYCFAEEGEYHGRRALMSYEVGKKALDFLIANSGSRRNLEVDFFGGEPLMNWQVVKDLVAYGRELEKQYDKHFRFTLTTNGVLLNDEVQEFVNKEMDNVVMSLDGRKEIHDHMRPFRNGKGSYDLVVPKYQKLADSRNQEKYYIRGTFTRNNLDFSEDVMHFADLGFKQISIEPVVGDDTEDYAIQKEDLPQIFDEYDKLAKMMVERERSGKGFNFFHFMLDLEGGPCVAKRLSGCGSGTEYLAVTPWGDLYPCHQFVGQEEFLMGNVDEGITKPEIADEFRGCSVYSKESCKNCFARFYCSGGCMANSYKFHNTINDTYEVSCEMERKRVECAIMIKAALADEERMEGHEEA; encoded by the coding sequence GTGATACATCAGTACCAAAATAATGGATATAACATTGTTCTTGATGTGAATAGTGGTTCTGTTCATGTTGTGGATCAGGAAGCGTATGATGTCATTGCCTGTCTGGAGGCGGAGAATACATTTCATACTCCGGATACGCTGAAAAGCGAAGAGACATTTGCACATTTGAAAGAAGAACTTGGAAACAAGTATTCAGAAGACGAGCTGAAGGAGATTCTGGAGGCTGTTATTGAACTGACAGAGGCAGGTCAGTTATTTACAAGAGATATTTACGAAGCTTATATTGGGGAAGTTAAGAAGAGAAAGACCGTTGTAAAAGCATTGTGCCTTCATATAGCACATGACTGTAATCTGGCTTGTAAGTATTGTTTCGCAGAAGAAGGCGAATATCATGGAAGAAGAGCGCTGATGTCTTATGAAGTAGGTAAGAAGGCATTGGATTTCCTGATTGCGAATTCAGGAAGCAGAAGGAATCTGGAAGTCGATTTCTTTGGTGGAGAGCCTCTTATGAACTGGCAAGTTGTAAAAGATCTGGTTGCTTACGGAAGAGAGCTTGAGAAACAGTATGATAAGCATTTCCGCTTTACTCTGACAACAAACGGTGTCCTGCTCAACGATGAAGTTCAGGAATTTGTTAACAAAGAGATGGACAACGTTGTAATGAGCCTAGATGGAAGAAAAGAAATCCATGACCATATGCGTCCATTTAGAAATGGAAAGGGAAGCTATGATCTGGTCGTTCCAAAGTACCAGAAGTTAGCAGACAGCAGAAATCAAGAGAAGTATTACATCAGAGGAACATTTACAAGAAACAATCTGGATTTCTCAGAAGACGTAATGCATTTTGCTGATTTAGGATTCAAACAGATTTCTATCGAGCCTGTAGTTGGTGACGATACAGAAGATTATGCGATCCAGAAAGAGGATCTGCCACAGATTTTTGACGAGTATGATAAGCTGGCGAAGATGATGGTAGAAAGAGAGCGTTCAGGAAAAGGATTTAATTTCTTCCACTTTATGCTTGATCTGGAAGGCGGTCCTTGTGTGGCAAAGCGTTTGTCGGGATGTGGTTCAGGAACAGAATATCTGGCAGTTACTCCTTGGGGAGATCTTTACCCATGTCATCAGTTTGTAGGTCAGGAAGAGTTCCTGATGGGAAATGTTGACGAGGGTATTACAAAACCTGAGATTGCAGATGAGTTCCGCGGATGTAGTGTTTATTCTAAGGAAAGCTGTAAGAATTGTTTTGCAAGATTCTACTGCAGCGGTGGATGCATGGCAAATTCATATAAGTTCCATAACACGATCAATGATACATATGAAGTGAGCTGTGAGATGGAAAGAAAGAGAGTCGAATGTGCAATCATGATTAAGGCTGCGTTAGCAGATGAAGAAAGGATGGAAGGACATGAAGAAGCGTAA
- the secD gene encoding protein translocase subunit SecD yields the protein MKKRKGILSLIAIVALMALLGVTTTIGLGKGHSGAAKNINLGLDLEGGVSITYQVKGDTPSDKDMADTIYKLQKRVEQYSTEASVYQEGDNRISIEIPGVTDANKILDELGQPGSLYFIAQKGSDGSENYTRVGTTGDAGTDFQLNKTIEELQEDGSIVLTGSDVKTATAGAYTDSTTGSKENVVDLEFTKEGTEKFAEATKVAKEAGQSIGIYYDGAFVSVPNVKAVISDGRAQISGSMSYEEADQLASTIRIGGLNLELEELRSNVVGAQLGEEAISSSLKAGAIGLAIVFVFMCCVYLLPGFAAGLALLIYTGLVLVALNAFDITLTLPGIAGIILGIGMAVDANVIIFARVKEELSSGKSVKASLNAGFQKAMSAILDGNITTLIAAAVLWLRGSGTVKGFAQTLALGIVLSMFTALVITKVIVYSFYAIGIRNPKVYGRVKEERKPINFLGKKKIFFTISIALIVLGFVAIGVNEGKGNGALNYSLEFMGGTSSTVTFDKDYTLEEIDQNIVPLIEDAVGDKNVQVQKVQDSNQVIFKTQTLNLEKREAFNKVMADNFGVDENEIATENISSTVSSEMRRDAIVAVIIATICMLLYIWFRFKDVRFATSAVLALLHDVLIVLGFYAIARVSVGNTFIACMLTIVGYSINATIVIFDRIREELKTKKRGTQLDELVNKCITLTLTRSVYTSLTTFVMVAVLYIMGVSSIREFALPLMVGIICGAYSSVCITGALWYVMKTKIGVKKAERK from the coding sequence ATGAAGAAGCGTAAAGGGATCCTGAGTCTGATCGCAATCGTAGCATTGATGGCACTTCTCGGTGTGACTACAACGATTGGTCTTGGAAAAGGACATTCCGGAGCGGCTAAGAATATTAATCTTGGTCTTGATCTGGAAGGTGGTGTCAGCATCACTTATCAGGTAAAAGGTGATACTCCGTCAGATAAGGATATGGCGGATACGATTTATAAGCTTCAGAAACGTGTGGAGCAGTATAGTACAGAGGCAAGTGTTTACCAGGAAGGTGATAACCGAATCAGTATCGAGATTCCTGGTGTGACAGATGCCAATAAGATTTTAGATGAACTTGGACAGCCTGGTTCTTTGTATTTTATCGCACAGAAAGGAAGCGATGGTTCAGAAAACTATACTAGAGTTGGCACTACAGGCGATGCAGGAACAGATTTCCAGCTTAATAAGACGATTGAAGAACTGCAGGAAGATGGTTCTATTGTGCTGACAGGATCTGATGTGAAAACAGCTACGGCAGGTGCATATACAGACAGTACAACAGGTTCAAAGGAAAATGTTGTTGACCTTGAGTTTACAAAAGAAGGTACAGAGAAATTTGCAGAAGCTACTAAAGTTGCAAAAGAGGCAGGACAGAGTATCGGTATTTATTATGATGGAGCATTTGTCAGTGTGCCGAATGTAAAAGCAGTTATTTCTGATGGACGTGCCCAGATTTCAGGAAGCATGTCTTATGAAGAAGCTGACCAGCTTGCATCTACAATCCGTATCGGTGGATTAAATCTGGAACTGGAAGAGCTGCGTTCTAACGTTGTAGGAGCACAGCTTGGTGAAGAAGCAATCAGCTCAAGTTTGAAGGCCGGTGCAATCGGTCTGGCAATTGTATTTGTATTTATGTGCTGCGTATACCTGCTTCCGGGTTTTGCTGCAGGTCTTGCACTGTTGATCTATACAGGTCTGGTACTGGTAGCACTGAATGCATTTGACATTACTTTGACATTGCCTGGTATCGCAGGTATCATCCTTGGTATCGGTATGGCGGTAGATGCGAACGTTATTATTTTCGCACGTGTGAAGGAAGAACTTTCATCGGGAAAATCTGTAAAAGCTTCGTTAAATGCCGGATTCCAGAAAGCAATGTCTGCAATTTTGGATGGTAATATTACAACCCTGATCGCTGCTGCTGTATTATGGCTTAGAGGTAGCGGTACTGTAAAAGGATTTGCACAGACATTGGCACTTGGTATCGTGCTGTCTATGTTTACTGCTTTGGTAATTACAAAAGTAATTGTATATTCGTTCTATGCAATCGGAATCCGTAATCCAAAAGTATACGGACGTGTAAAGGAAGAGAGAAAACCAATCAACTTCCTCGGAAAGAAAAAGATTTTCTTTACAATTTCAATTGCACTTATCGTGCTTGGATTTGTTGCAATCGGTGTAAACGAAGGAAAAGGAAATGGCGCGCTCAACTACAGTCTTGAGTTTATGGGTGGTACATCATCTACAGTGACATTTGATAAGGATTATACATTGGAAGAAATCGACCAGAATATCGTTCCATTGATTGAAGATGCTGTCGGAGATAAGAATGTTCAGGTTCAGAAAGTACAGGATTCTAATCAGGTAATCTTTAAGACACAGACATTGAATCTGGAAAAACGTGAGGCATTTAATAAAGTAATGGCTGATAACTTTGGTGTGGATGAGAATGAGATCGCAACAGAGAATATCAGTTCTACAGTAAGCTCAGAGATGAGAAGAGATGCCATTGTAGCAGTTATCATTGCAACAATCTGTATGCTGCTTTATATCTGGTTTAGATTTAAAGATGTGCGTTTCGCAACAAGTGCAGTGTTGGCATTGCTCCATGATGTGCTGATCGTATTAGGCTTCTATGCGATTGCGAGAGTATCGGTAGGTAATACATTTATCGCATGTATGCTGACAATCGTCGGATATTCAATCAATGCGACAATCGTTATTTTCGACCGTATCCGTGAGGAGCTGAAAACAAAGAAACGCGGAACACAGCTGGATGAGCTGGTAAATAAATGTATTACTTTGACATTGACACGAAGTGTTTATACATCACTTACTACATTTGTTATGGTAGCTGTTTTATATATCATGGGTGTAAGCTCTATTCGTGAATTTGCCCTTCCTCTGATGGTTGGTATTATTTGTGGTGCTTATTCTTCTGTATGTATTACAGGTGCACTTTGGTATGTAATGAAAACAAAAATCGGTGTTAAGAAGGCAGAAAGAAAATAG